One genomic segment of Rivularia sp. PCC 7116 includes these proteins:
- the katG gene encoding catalase/peroxidase HPI — MNNNPQSAPAQCPFRGTRVGGALGSKPQTDDWWPNRLQVELLHQNSPLANPLGDFDYKQAFQKIDFQQLKKDIKTLLTDSKDWWPADYGNYGPQMIRMAWHAAGTYRIADGRGGASRGMQRFAPINSWWDNGNTDKSRRLLWPIKQKYGAALSWADLMILVGNCSLEIMGLKTFGYGGGRIDAWEADRATYWGPEFWNGEAFGENGKEHEGHPNEMVTRTIRWEGEPKDEYYDLENPLGASHQALIYVDPEGPDGSGDPLASARDIRETFARMAMNDEETVALIAGGHAFGKSHGMVAADKIGPAPEGAPIQAMGLGWQNPEGTGFAEYTMTNGIEGSWTPNPTQWDNSYLENLFKYDWEKTKSPTGAIQWKPVDPGAPKTPDAHKTGVEHALMMMTSDVALKEDSAYHQVCQRFLGDFEYFSDTFARAWYKLTHRDMGPKVRYLGPEVPEEDLTWQDPIPQLDHDVVNDADISSLKNKILASGLSVSALVSAAWASASNYRDSDKRGGANGARVRLDPQKDWEVNRPQELSQVLSTLERIQAEFNGNQSGNKKVSMADLIVLGGCAAVEKAAKDAGIDTSVPFTPGRMDTTLEVTDVESFEWLKPVSDGFRNYHNEAVGYKVKAERIFLDRAQLLTLTAPEWTVLVGGLRALDQNWDNSKHGIFTDRPGVLTNDFFRVLTSMEYEWKPIDNREMLFNICDRNTGETKFTATRCDLIFGSNAELRQVAEVYGADDGHERMIKDFVAAWNKVMMLDRFDVSA, encoded by the coding sequence ATGAACAACAACCCTCAAAGCGCTCCCGCACAATGTCCCTTTCGTGGAACCCGCGTTGGAGGAGCGCTCGGTTCTAAGCCGCAAACTGATGACTGGTGGCCGAATCGGCTTCAGGTGGAGCTGCTTCACCAAAATTCACCCCTGGCTAACCCGCTAGGAGATTTTGACTATAAACAAGCGTTTCAAAAGATTGATTTCCAACAGTTGAAGAAGGATATCAAAACTCTACTGACAGATTCAAAAGACTGGTGGCCAGCCGATTACGGCAACTACGGACCTCAGATGATCCGCATGGCATGGCACGCTGCGGGAACCTACCGCATTGCAGACGGTCGCGGGGGAGCGAGCCGAGGTATGCAGCGTTTCGCCCCGATTAATTCTTGGTGGGATAATGGCAACACAGATAAATCACGAAGACTGCTCTGGCCAATCAAGCAGAAATACGGTGCAGCACTAAGTTGGGCAGATTTAATGATTTTGGTCGGCAACTGCTCGCTGGAAATCATGGGTCTGAAGACCTTTGGCTACGGTGGTGGTCGCATTGATGCTTGGGAAGCAGACCGCGCCACCTACTGGGGTCCCGAGTTCTGGAATGGTGAAGCCTTCGGAGAAAATGGCAAGGAACACGAGGGACATCCAAATGAGATGGTGACTCGAACAATTCGCTGGGAAGGCGAACCGAAAGATGAATACTACGACCTCGAAAACCCCTTGGGAGCTTCGCACCAGGCTTTAATTTACGTAGATCCAGAAGGTCCTGATGGCAGCGGAGACCCGCTTGCATCTGCCCGCGACATCCGCGAGACTTTTGCTCGCATGGCAATGAACGATGAGGAAACTGTAGCGCTGATTGCGGGTGGTCATGCTTTTGGTAAAAGCCACGGTATGGTTGCGGCAGACAAAATTGGGCCAGCCCCCGAAGGTGCGCCGATTCAGGCAATGGGCTTGGGATGGCAGAATCCCGAAGGTACTGGTTTTGCTGAATACACCATGACCAATGGGATTGAAGGTTCATGGACACCAAACCCAACTCAATGGGATAACAGCTACCTAGAAAATCTGTTTAAATACGATTGGGAAAAAACCAAAAGCCCAACCGGTGCTATTCAGTGGAAGCCAGTTGACCCCGGTGCGCCAAAGACACCAGACGCGCACAAAACTGGTGTCGAACATGCGTTAATGATGATGACTTCGGACGTTGCCTTGAAGGAAGATTCTGCATATCATCAAGTTTGTCAACGCTTTCTCGGTGACTTCGAGTACTTTAGCGATACATTTGCCCGTGCTTGGTATAAGCTGACTCATCGGGACATGGGACCAAAAGTACGCTATCTTGGCCCAGAAGTTCCGGAAGAAGACCTGACTTGGCAAGATCCAATTCCACAACTCGACCACGATGTTGTTAATGATGCCGATATTAGTTCTCTTAAAAACAAGATTTTGGCGAGTGGACTTTCCGTATCGGCGCTGGTGTCCGCAGCTTGGGCTTCCGCATCAAACTATCGCGACTCCGACAAGCGCGGTGGTGCGAATGGCGCTCGCGTTCGTTTAGACCCCCAAAAAGATTGGGAAGTAAACCGTCCGCAAGAACTCAGTCAGGTTTTATCCACTCTTGAGCGAATTCAAGCAGAATTTAACGGCAATCAGTCGGGTAACAAAAAAGTCTCAATGGCAGACCTGATTGTCCTCGGTGGCTGCGCTGCTGTGGAAAAAGCTGCGAAAGATGCTGGAATTGATACCAGTGTTCCATTCACACCAGGTCGAATGGATACTACTCTAGAAGTGACAGATGTTGAAAGCTTTGAATGGCTCAAACCAGTCTCCGACGGTTTCAGAAATTATCATAACGAGGCTGTGGGCTATAAAGTGAAGGCAGAGCGCATCTTCCTCGACCGCGCACAGCTTCTGACACTCACAGCCCCCGAGTGGACAGTTCTTGTTGGTGGACTTCGCGCCCTCGACCAAAACTGGGATAATTCAAAGCACGGTATATTCACTGACCGACCCGGTGTTTTAACCAACGACTTTTTCCGTGTCTTGACCAGCATGGAATACGAGTGGAAGCCAATCGACAATCGCGAGATGCTCTTTAATATCTGCGATCGCAACACCGGTGAAACGAAATTTACCGCGACACGCTGCGATTTGATTTTCGGTTCAAATGCCGAACTGCGTCAGGTAGCAGAAGTTTATGGTGCAGATGACGGTCACGAGCGCATGATTAAAGACTTTGTTGCAGCTTGGAACAAAGTCATGATGCTCGACCGCTTTGACGTTAGCGCTTAG
- a CDS encoding ParA family protein, translated as MGYVISTANMKGGVGKTTLTVNLATCLAKNHGKRVLVLDLDTQISATLSLMSPIEFAKLRKKRRTLRYLIDDIVKSSDKAKLSIQEIIQPSVNNLSGLDLLPGDIDLYDEFVVSQMLHQQAVNLSENDFEVIWNRFERVLLGKILEPVRNDYDFILLDCAPGYNLLTRSALATSNFYVLPAKPEPLSVVGIQLLERRIAQLKESHEHEANIDISMLGIVFTMSNSNMLTGRYYKQVINRVYQDYGAEKICQTQIPVDVNVAKAVDSFMPVVLNSPQSGGSKAFNQLTQELLNKL; from the coding sequence ATGGGATATGTAATTTCAACTGCAAATATGAAGGGCGGAGTGGGTAAAACTACTCTTACCGTCAATTTGGCGACTTGTTTGGCTAAAAATCATGGTAAACGGGTGCTGGTGCTGGATTTGGATACTCAAATCAGTGCGACTCTCAGCTTGATGTCACCGATTGAGTTTGCCAAGCTGCGGAAAAAAAGACGGACTTTAAGATATTTAATCGATGATATTGTCAAGTCATCGGATAAGGCAAAGTTGTCAATTCAAGAAATCATTCAACCTTCAGTTAACAATCTTTCCGGACTTGATTTGCTACCTGGAGACATCGATCTCTACGATGAATTTGTTGTCTCACAAATGCTACACCAACAAGCTGTCAACTTGAGCGAAAATGACTTTGAAGTAATTTGGAATCGGTTTGAAAGAGTTTTGCTGGGTAAGATATTAGAACCTGTACGCAATGACTACGACTTTATTTTGCTCGATTGCGCTCCCGGTTACAATCTTTTGACTCGCAGTGCTTTAGCTACCAGTAATTTTTACGTTCTTCCTGCAAAACCAGAACCTTTATCTGTGGTGGGTATTCAATTGTTGGAAAGACGGATTGCTCAGTTAAAGGAAAGTCACGAACATGAGGCAAATATTGATATCTCTATGTTAGGAATTGTGTTTACAATGTCTAACAGTAATATGTTAACCGGGAGATATTACAAGCAAGTTATTAACCGCGTTTATCAAGATTACGGTGCCGAAAAAATCTGTCAAACGCAAATTCCCGTTGATGTAAACGTCGCTAAAGCTGTTGATAGTTTTATGCCTGTGGTGTTAAATAGTCCTCAATCGGGAGGTTCAAAAGCGTTTAATCAATTGACTCAGGAATTGTTGAATAAACTTTAA
- a CDS encoding orange carotenoid protein N-terminal domain-containing protein, whose amino-acid sequence MALTIDSAQNIFAGTQVPSPIPATIALFDQLSVDDKLAYLWYAYTEMGKTITPAAPGAARLQLAESLLKQIKEMSAEEQTRVMRDLANRSDSPISRSYGFFSVNTKLAFWFELGELMKQGVVAPIPANYQMSEGVKVVLEATKKLDAGQQITVLRNTVVDMGFDTSGMAPSSSKAPAEPMFERSGETVSDVKIEGVNEPAVTKYIEAMNADNFDAAVSLFADDGALQPPFHKPIVGKQAIGKYMREEAQGLNMMPKKGISESRPDGSKQLKITGVVETPWFGANVGMNIAWRFLVNPQGKIFFVAIDMLASPQELLNLGRK is encoded by the coding sequence ATGGCTTTAACTATCGATTCCGCTCAGAATATTTTTGCTGGAACCCAGGTTCCCAGTCCAATACCTGCGACCATCGCGCTGTTTGACCAGCTTAGTGTAGACGACAAATTAGCATATTTGTGGTATGCATATACCGAAATGGGCAAAACAATTACCCCCGCAGCACCCGGAGCAGCAAGGTTGCAGCTAGCAGAAAGTTTGCTCAAGCAAATTAAAGAAATGTCTGCTGAGGAACAAACTCGAGTAATGCGGGATTTAGCTAACCGCTCTGATAGCCCCATCAGCCGTTCTTATGGTTTCTTCAGCGTTAACACCAAGTTAGCTTTTTGGTTTGAGTTAGGAGAATTGATGAAGCAGGGAGTAGTCGCTCCGATTCCTGCGAATTATCAAATGTCCGAGGGTGTGAAAGTAGTTCTCGAAGCAACTAAGAAGCTTGATGCAGGTCAGCAAATTACAGTACTGCGTAACACCGTAGTAGACATGGGATTCGACACTTCCGGAATGGCTCCAAGTAGTTCTAAAGCTCCCGCAGAGCCTATGTTTGAGCGTAGTGGAGAGACTGTGAGTGATGTAAAAATCGAGGGTGTTAACGAGCCTGCGGTAACTAAGTATATTGAAGCGATGAACGCGGACAATTTCGATGCTGCCGTATCATTATTTGCTGATGATGGTGCGCTGCAACCACCATTCCACAAGCCAATCGTTGGCAAGCAAGCAATTGGTAAATACATGCGCGAAGAAGCCCAAGGATTGAATATGATGCCTAAAAAAGGTATCTCCGAGAGTCGTCCAGATGGTTCCAAGCAGTTAAAAATCACTGGTGTGGTAGAAACACCTTGGTTTGGTGCAAATGTAGGAATGAATATTGCATGGCGATTTTTGGTAAATCCTCAAGGCAAGATTTTCTTTGTGGCTATCGATATGCTTGCATCTCCTCAAGAGTTGTTGAATTTGGGTCGTAAATAG
- a CDS encoding DNA translocase FtsK: protein MHYLTDTAQIRATINQFRSSKILWLDTEVADCRTPNPRLSLIQVLANPDDSTGEFAYILDVLDKPDLARYFIDQIMVNPQIEKVFHNASFDLKYLGGKLIPNVTCTLKIARKITRYKLKTSNLKLKTLATELCQFTDVDTESGASDWGKRPLIGKQLYYAAMDVVYLAAVHRQLISFNSVDKNSILKMAANKNKLTVTKVRIAFECPRLFYINDKFGGKTLFLPKDTATGIGSVFHSFADEFVRFTLREPRFKELFKAEASQLDIEEVAVEMQQLFYKAKFYPYLQQVTKTDKSRATPLLLVWQGLQNVIKRFAQILIVNRGYCSGSSVIRKTFVSEARQLEHFFDLPNKTRQLIRGEYDCLTYNFERQRLCLLEFKTYQSIDPSAQLAQVSLYGYMLFQQKQVPVDSAVYCVLPEFKEYYYGWEELENTVNQLIPYKLQQMQEWLSWKPSQPNCPPSTTQPYLCEICPQQEKCQSYFGDSIEIPPTPLNEAGLKDEEDLDRENKKYIVPDIQIPSTPPEKEKLKEENSVNADATAEELVTTLQSFGINVDFVGAAVAPSFIRVKLKPQLGVKFNSIQKLYADLQIQMGLENPPLIAPQAGYVSVDLPNPNRKAAFFDDYLKPQKSQITASVKIAIGVNLEGKLVEADLSDPNTCHFLVGGTTGSGKSEFLRSQLLSLLIRYSPQQLKIALVDPKRVTFPEFEKMPWLYSSVVKDSEKAIDLMDKLVSEMEFRYQQFEKTECADLGSYNQRSDQPLARIVCIFDEYADFMAEKESRNALEQSIKRLGAMARAAGIHLIIATQRPEAKVVTPIIRSNLPGRVALRTASEADSTIVLGGKKTAAAYLLGKGDLLYQVGAKLHRLQSLYAKKIKLP, encoded by the coding sequence ATGCATTACCTGACAGATACGGCTCAAATAAGAGCTACAATTAATCAATTCCGCTCGTCTAAAATATTATGGCTGGATACAGAAGTTGCGGATTGTCGGACTCCCAACCCTAGATTATCTTTAATTCAAGTATTAGCGAATCCTGATGATTCAACAGGTGAGTTTGCTTATATTCTTGATGTTTTAGATAAACCAGATTTGGCAAGATATTTTATCGACCAGATTATGGTTAATCCCCAAATAGAAAAGGTATTTCACAATGCCAGTTTTGATTTAAAATATTTGGGGGGAAAGTTAATTCCAAATGTCACCTGTACGCTGAAAATAGCGAGAAAGATTACTCGCTATAAATTAAAAACTTCTAATTTAAAACTTAAAACCTTAGCAACAGAACTTTGTCAATTTACCGATGTTGATACTGAATCTGGAGCTAGCGATTGGGGTAAACGTCCTTTGATAGGAAAACAGTTGTATTATGCGGCTATGGATGTGGTTTATTTAGCTGCGGTGCATCGCCAATTAATCTCTTTTAATTCTGTTGATAAAAACAGTATTCTAAAAATGGCAGCTAATAAAAATAAATTAACTGTTACTAAAGTTAGAATTGCATTTGAATGTCCGCGTTTGTTTTACATAAATGATAAGTTTGGTGGAAAAACATTATTCCTTCCTAAAGATACCGCAACTGGAATAGGTTCTGTATTTCACTCTTTCGCAGATGAATTTGTTCGCTTCACTTTACGCGAGCCTAGATTTAAAGAATTATTTAAGGCAGAAGCATCGCAGTTAGATATTGAAGAAGTTGCTGTAGAAATGCAGCAGCTTTTTTATAAAGCTAAATTTTATCCTTATTTACAACAAGTTACTAAAACAGACAAAAGTAGAGCTACACCTCTGCTGCTAGTTTGGCAGGGATTGCAAAATGTAATTAAACGTTTCGCTCAAATACTAATAGTAAATAGAGGTTATTGCAGTGGTTCAAGTGTAATTCGCAAAACTTTTGTTTCCGAAGCACGACAATTAGAACATTTTTTTGATTTACCTAATAAAACCCGACAGTTGATTAGGGGAGAGTATGACTGTTTAACTTATAATTTTGAACGTCAACGGTTGTGTTTGCTGGAATTTAAAACTTATCAAAGTATCGATCCATCGGCGCAATTAGCTCAAGTTTCTTTGTATGGTTATATGCTTTTTCAACAAAAGCAAGTTCCCGTAGATTCGGCTGTTTACTGCGTTTTACCGGAGTTTAAGGAATATTATTATGGTTGGGAAGAATTAGAAAATACTGTCAATCAGTTAATACCCTACAAATTACAGCAGATGCAGGAATGGTTGAGTTGGAAACCGTCTCAACCTAATTGCCCACCGTCAACGACTCAGCCTTATTTATGCGAAATTTGTCCGCAGCAAGAAAAGTGTCAAAGTTATTTTGGTGATTCAATTGAGATCCCCCCAACCCCCCTAAATGAAGCAGGGCTTAAGGATGAGGAAGATTTAGATAGAGAAAATAAAAAATATATTGTTCCAGATATTCAGATACCTTCAACCCCTCCTGAGAAAGAGAAGCTTAAAGAAGAAAATTCTGTTAATGCTGATGCCACTGCCGAGGAATTGGTGACAACGTTACAATCTTTCGGAATTAATGTGGATTTTGTTGGTGCTGCGGTTGCTCCGAGCTTTATTAGGGTGAAATTAAAGCCGCAGTTGGGTGTAAAGTTTAATTCGATTCAAAAGCTATACGCGGATTTACAGATACAAATGGGATTGGAAAATCCGCCGTTAATTGCTCCTCAAGCTGGTTATGTCAGCGTTGATTTACCTAACCCTAATAGAAAGGCTGCTTTTTTTGATGATTATCTCAAGCCGCAAAAATCACAGATAACTGCTTCAGTGAAAATTGCGATTGGAGTGAATTTAGAAGGAAAATTAGTAGAAGCCGATTTATCAGATCCCAATACCTGTCACTTTTTGGTTGGTGGTACCACCGGAAGCGGGAAAAGTGAATTTTTGCGATCGCAGCTTCTGAGTTTATTAATTCGCTATTCTCCTCAACAGCTAAAAATTGCTTTGGTAGATCCCAAACGAGTCACTTTTCCCGAGTTTGAAAAAATGCCTTGGCTGTATTCTTCGGTGGTAAAGGATAGTGAAAAAGCTATCGACTTGATGGATAAGTTGGTTTCGGAAATGGAATTCCGCTATCAGCAATTTGAAAAAACCGAATGTGCGGACTTAGGTAGTTATAATCAACGCTCCGATCAACCTTTAGCGCGAATTGTTTGCATTTTTGATGAATACGCCGATTTTATGGCTGAAAAAGAATCCCGTAATGCTTTAGAACAAAGTATAAAACGTTTGGGTGCAATGGCTCGCGCTGCCGGAATTCATTTAATTATTGCGACTCAACGTCCGGAAGCTAAAGTAGTTACACCGATAATTCGCTCTAATTTACCGGGAAGAGTTGCTTTACGAACAGCAAGCGAAGCAGATTCTACAATCGTTTTAGGTGGTAAAAAAACTGCTGCGGCTTATTTATTAGGTAAAGGTGATTTGCTATATCAGGTAGGTGCTAAACTGCATCGGTTGCAAAGTTTGTATGCGAAGAAGATTAAATTACCTTAA
- a CDS encoding ATP-binding protein: MTPINNIIKRELNPFDLINLKPGNFWGEKQDSDNSVDSIHQEVITEIEGLLDSVNQDNRSRSVLLLGDSGSGKSYLLGRLKRTLNKKAFFAYIGPWADSDYIWRHVLRSTVDSLIQIPEGREESQLILWLKSLSAFTRRNLKQRLFSDSIWQFMQSDRRKFIHHLKTTYSQAGLYNPDFFFGVLHDLTDPELYPIACEWLRGDDLSEESMQILKVKSCIDTEDAAKNILANFGRISIQTQPIVLCFDNLDNIPRLSDESQDFQSLFNVNTTIHNNYLKNFLVVVSIITNTWKLNSDRIQQADKVRIDKELRLKRINLEQAEALWAYRLKPLHHQVKPQPISPIFPLNRKLLQQSFPSGKTLPREVLVIGQKEYKKYKFSLVDSTVVKPIPEPEVITVPEEIKLPVPQPQIQAETIDAEFQLLWQKEYKKTQGKNQKITLFSAPDLIRMLEEALQALEVPDIKTKLLRGKYTSYSLSYRKSKKGNQIGIVWTEDSGMASFYNVMSASQKVIQSKGCETLYLIRSGSVGTSKLKGYQLYQKIFHSSKSSKHIHLKPSLASVHQLATYHNLVNSAVAQELVLSGRVIKLDELQELIRNSLIFEKCTLLQDLKVVPEPDDSEDGEDVIDLTPVNDFLFNLVKTQGFMGVPTLISQCMTQFSDAREDDVKMLIQDLCQEEKVKIIDPKAKSEDQLICLIA; this comes from the coding sequence ATGACACCCATCAACAACATTATTAAACGCGAGCTTAATCCTTTTGACCTGATTAATTTAAAACCGGGAAATTTTTGGGGAGAGAAACAAGATTCTGATAACAGCGTTGACTCAATTCATCAAGAAGTTATTACTGAAATCGAAGGGCTTCTCGATTCAGTTAATCAGGATAATCGCAGTCGCAGCGTGCTGCTTTTGGGTGATTCTGGTTCCGGTAAAAGTTATTTGTTAGGTCGTCTCAAACGGACGCTGAACAAAAAAGCTTTTTTCGCTTATATTGGTCCTTGGGCTGATAGCGATTATATTTGGCGACATGTTTTACGCTCTACTGTTGATAGCTTAATTCAAATTCCGGAAGGTCGGGAAGAATCGCAGTTAATACTATGGTTAAAAAGTTTATCCGCATTCACCAGACGCAACCTCAAACAGCGGCTTTTTAGCGATAGCATTTGGCAATTTATGCAAAGCGATCGCCGCAAGTTTATTCATCATTTAAAAACAACCTATAGTCAAGCTGGATTATACAATCCTGATTTTTTCTTTGGTGTTTTGCACGATTTAACAGATCCCGAATTATACCCTATTGCCTGCGAATGGCTGCGGGGAGATGACTTAAGTGAAGAGTCGATGCAAATCTTGAAGGTGAAAAGCTGTATTGATACCGAAGATGCTGCAAAAAATATTTTGGCAAACTTTGGTAGAATTTCAATTCAAACTCAACCTATTGTTTTATGCTTTGATAATTTAGATAATATTCCTCGTTTGTCAGACGAATCTCAGGATTTTCAATCTTTATTTAATGTCAATACAACTATTCATAATAACTATCTGAAAAACTTTTTAGTTGTTGTCAGCATTATTACTAATACATGGAAATTAAATTCCGACCGCATTCAGCAAGCGGATAAAGTTAGAATTGATAAAGAATTACGATTAAAACGGATTAATTTAGAGCAAGCAGAAGCGCTTTGGGCTTATCGTCTCAAGCCTTTGCATCATCAAGTTAAACCTCAGCCTATATCGCCGATTTTTCCGTTAAATAGAAAGCTGTTGCAGCAAAGTTTTCCCAGCGGTAAAACTCTCCCCAGAGAAGTATTAGTTATAGGTCAAAAAGAATATAAGAAATATAAGTTTTCGCTGGTTGATTCTACAGTTGTTAAACCGATTCCAGAACCGGAAGTAATTACTGTTCCCGAAGAAATAAAGTTACCAGTACCGCAGCCACAAATACAAGCTGAAACAATTGATGCAGAGTTTCAACTATTATGGCAGAAGGAATACAAAAAAACTCAGGGAAAGAACCAGAAAATAACTTTGTTCTCCGCACCCGATTTAATTCGGATGCTGGAAGAAGCTTTGCAAGCGCTAGAAGTACCAGATATCAAAACTAAGCTTTTACGAGGAAAATATACGAGTTATTCTTTGAGCTATCGCAAGTCTAAAAAAGGGAATCAAATTGGAATAGTTTGGACGGAAGATTCCGGGATGGCAAGTTTTTATAATGTGATGTCAGCTTCGCAAAAAGTTATTCAGTCTAAGGGTTGTGAAACTTTATATTTAATAAGAAGCGGTTCTGTTGGAACTTCTAAGCTTAAGGGTTATCAACTATATCAGAAAATTTTTCATAGCTCTAAAAGCTCTAAACATATTCATCTTAAGCCGAGTCTTGCTTCAGTGCATCAATTAGCGACTTATCATAATTTGGTTAATTCTGCCGTGGCTCAAGAATTAGTACTTTCTGGAAGAGTTATTAAATTAGATGAACTACAAGAATTAATTCGTAATTCTCTAATTTTTGAAAAATGCACTTTATTACAAGATTTAAAAGTTGTTCCCGAACCAGATGATTCAGAAGATGGTGAAGATGTCATAGACTTAACGCCTGTGAATGATTTCTTATTTAATTTAGTCAAAACTCAAGGTTTTATGGGGGTTCCTACTTTAATTTCGCAATGTATGACTCAGTTTTCTGATGCGAGGGAGGATGATGTAAAAATGTTAATTCAAGATTTATGTCAAGAAGAAAAAGTTAAAATTATTGATCCAAAAGCGAAATCGGAAGACCAATTAATTTGTTTGATTGCTTAA
- a CDS encoding glycosyltransferase: MPKVSICIPTFNRIDLLPFAIDSVLKQTYQDFELIVCDDGSSDGTADLMSKYEDSRIKYIRHRQNIGKSNNMLSGFDAATGDYFIKFDDDDRLTPNFIAETAAILDRDSNIDFVGTDHWIIDIDNVRDQTQTEENSRQWGREDLPGGVVNNLLQAVFVNQSFQIGATLFRRQTVVEVGFMQPNWQNCEDNDLFVRLALAGKKGYYLPKLLMEYRVHAEQQGINRAIPYLTGKQQYLQSYKFDSQELENIRLNRLRETQLLLGLRLIESGETEKGRELVNKGKSFSTAKAWTGLGLSLLPVGVRGKAFDALRKVKG, translated from the coding sequence GTGCCAAAAGTTAGTATTTGTATCCCTACATTTAATCGCATTGATTTATTACCTTTCGCCATAGATAGCGTATTGAAACAAACTTATCAAGATTTTGAGTTGATTGTTTGCGATGATGGTTCTAGCGATGGTACTGCGGATTTAATGTCAAAGTATGAAGATAGTCGCATTAAATATATCCGCCATCGGCAGAATATTGGTAAAAGCAACAATATGCTTTCCGGTTTCGATGCTGCGACGGGCGATTATTTTATTAAGTTTGACGATGATGATAGATTAACTCCTAATTTTATCGCGGAGACTGCTGCAATTCTTGATAGAGATTCTAATATAGATTTTGTTGGTACCGACCATTGGATAATTGATATTGATAATGTCCGCGATCAAACTCAAACTGAAGAAAATTCGCGTCAATGGGGAAGAGAAGATTTACCCGGAGGTGTGGTAAATAATCTTTTGCAAGCGGTGTTTGTAAATCAAAGTTTTCAAATTGGTGCAACTTTGTTTCGCCGCCAAACTGTGGTTGAAGTCGGGTTTATGCAGCCAAATTGGCAAAATTGTGAGGATAACGATTTATTCGTGCGTTTGGCTTTAGCCGGGAAGAAAGGTTATTACTTGCCAAAGTTGCTGATGGAATATCGAGTTCATGCCGAACAACAGGGAATTAATCGCGCCATCCCTTATTTAACAGGCAAGCAGCAGTATTTGCAAAGCTATAAGTTTGATTCGCAGGAATTAGAGAATATTCGATTAAATCGCTTGCGGGAAACTCAGTTATTATTGGGTTTGCGACTGATTGAAAGCGGTGAAACTGAGAAAGGGAGAGAGTTGGTTAACAAAGGTAAATCTTTTTCTACCGCAAAAGCGTGGACTGGGTTGGGGTTATCTTTATTACCCGTTGGTGTTCGGGGTAAGGCTTTTGATGCTTTGCGGAAGGTAAAAGGGTGA
- a CDS encoding polysaccharide pyruvyl transferase family protein — MKLFYFSFPNGMSNFGDDLNPWLWEKLLPGVFDQDNKSIFVGIGTLLNDYVPKANKTAVFASGVGYSKGLPAIDESWKIYCVRGPLSAKKLGIDPQLAVTDGALLIRKVYEPSSIKKTKFAYMPHITHIIHGGNAWKDICEEAGISYIDPRWSTEEVLSAICETEVLLTEAMHGAIIADALRVPWIPVLTSTRIFPWKWQDWCLTVGVDYKPQYLMPWENVYSPGHGTVSSLRFKKNYACQAPIRLFKTLLQKESQKMANQLADIAKTSKPNLSSDTRIQQLTLQLEERLQQFQEDLTAGCFAVSN, encoded by the coding sequence ATGAAACTATTTTACTTTAGCTTTCCTAACGGAATGAGTAATTTTGGAGACGATTTAAACCCTTGGTTGTGGGAAAAACTACTACCTGGTGTTTTTGACCAAGATAATAAAAGTATTTTTGTGGGAATTGGGACGCTATTAAATGATTACGTTCCTAAAGCCAATAAAACCGCTGTATTTGCTTCCGGTGTAGGTTATAGCAAAGGTTTACCTGCAATTGATGAGTCTTGGAAAATTTACTGTGTGAGAGGTCCGCTATCGGCTAAAAAGCTGGGAATAGATCCACAATTAGCCGTAACTGACGGTGCTTTACTCATCAGAAAGGTATATGAGCCGAGTTCTATTAAGAAAACAAAGTTTGCATATATGCCTCATATTACCCACATTATTCATGGGGGTAATGCTTGGAAAGATATTTGTGAAGAGGCTGGTATTTCATATATTGACCCGCGTTGGTCAACTGAAGAAGTATTATCTGCTATCTGTGAGACAGAGGTATTGCTAACGGAAGCGATGCACGGTGCTATAATTGCCGATGCACTGCGAGTACCTTGGATTCCAGTATTGACTAGTACCAGAATTTTTCCGTGGAAATGGCAGGATTGGTGTTTAACTGTCGGCGTAGATTACAAGCCCCAATACCTTATGCCTTGGGAAAATGTGTATTCACCAGGTCATGGAACTGTCTCATCACTTCGTTTCAAGAAAAATTATGCATGTCAAGCTCCAATACGCTTATTCAAAACTTTATTGCAAAAGGAGTCTCAAAAAATGGCAAATCAATTAGCAGATATTGCCAAGACTTCTAAGCCGAATTTGAGCAGCGACACTCGTATTCAACAATTAACCCTACAGTTGGAAGAAAGATTGCAGCAATTCCAAGAAGATCTAACTGCTGGTTGTTTTGCTGTCTCTAACTAA